The proteins below are encoded in one region of Streptomyces ficellus:
- a CDS encoding GtrA family protein, translating into MRPDPPVRREAAGFLIAGGIAYAADLALFLALRPHLDPLIAKALAFLAGCTVAYVGNALGTYRRRGLHLRQYGAFFGVNLAGAAVQLACLGVSHYALGLTSPLADTVSGLGVGMALATCVRFWGTRTLVFPTGGRGTSWTG; encoded by the coding sequence GTGAGGCCGGACCCACCCGTGCGGCGCGAGGCGGCCGGGTTCCTGATCGCGGGCGGCATCGCCTACGCCGCCGACCTCGCGCTCTTCCTCGCGCTGCGGCCGCACCTCGACCCGCTCATCGCCAAGGCGCTCGCCTTCCTCGCCGGCTGCACCGTCGCCTACGTGGGCAACGCCCTCGGCACGTACCGCCGCCGCGGCCTCCACCTGCGCCAGTACGGGGCGTTCTTCGGGGTCAACCTGGCGGGCGCCGCCGTGCAGCTGGCGTGCCTGGGGGTGTCGCACTACGCGCTGGGGCTCACGTCCCCGCTGGCCGACACCGTCTCGGGGCTCGGCGTGGGGATGGCCCTCGCCACCTGCGTGCGTTTCTGGGGCACCCGCACGCTCGTCTTCCCGACCGGGGGTAGGGGCACGTCATGGACTGGCTGA